Proteins encoded by one window of Desulfovibrio ferrophilus:
- the mutM gene encoding bifunctional DNA-formamidopyrimidine glycosylase/DNA-(apurinic or apyrimidinic site) lyase → MPELPEVETIARGLATDLAEASISGVRLLESGSLSTGTGALGHDEFLAELPGARILRVRRRAKVLFMDLATAKRPLLHLAFHLRMTGRLTVEPAQTEPRPHTRIVFDLADGRHLFFADVRKFGSCRAMPLEGLPHWAFWATLGPEPLEINAEQFAGLFKGRRGGIKALLLNQKFIAGIGNIYADESLFRAGIRPDAAADRVSRARLMRLHQELVEVLNEAIAANGSSISDYVNARGDAGAFQNDFRVYGRAGQPCRNCQTLLAKRTVAGRTTVFCHKCQR, encoded by the coding sequence ATGCCCGAATTGCCCGAGGTTGAAACCATTGCCCGAGGGTTGGCAACCGATCTTGCCGAGGCATCCATCTCCGGCGTTCGGTTGCTGGAGTCCGGGTCCCTGTCCACGGGAACCGGAGCGTTAGGCCACGATGAATTCCTGGCCGAGTTGCCCGGGGCACGCATCCTGCGGGTCCGGCGCCGCGCCAAGGTGTTGTTTATGGACCTTGCCACCGCCAAGCGCCCACTCCTGCATCTGGCCTTTCACCTGCGCATGACCGGTCGGCTTACTGTGGAACCCGCGCAGACCGAGCCCCGGCCCCATACCCGCATCGTCTTTGATCTTGCCGATGGCAGGCATCTGTTTTTTGCGGACGTCCGCAAGTTCGGATCGTGTCGGGCCATGCCGTTGGAAGGTCTGCCGCACTGGGCATTCTGGGCTACCCTCGGGCCAGAGCCGCTGGAGATCAACGCCGAACAGTTTGCGGGTCTGTTCAAGGGCCGCCGGGGGGGCATCAAGGCCCTGCTGCTCAACCAAAAATTCATCGCTGGTATTGGCAATATCTACGCCGACGAATCCCTGTTCCGGGCGGGTATCCGCCCCGATGCTGCGGCCGATCGTGTGTCGCGGGCGCGGCTCATGCGTCTGCACCAAGAGTTGGTGGAAGTCCTGAACGAGGCCATTGCCGCCAATGGCTCCTCCATCAGCGATTACGTCAATGCCCGGGGTGATGCCGGAGCCTTTCAGAATGATTTCAGGGTCTATGGCCGTGCGGGGCAGCCGTGCCGCAATTGCCAAACCCTACTTGCCAAGCGTACGGTGGCGGGCCGGACAACAGTCTTCTGTCATAAGTGCCAACGGTAG
- the murJ gene encoding murein biosynthesis integral membrane protein MurJ — MNSHSKTVAKNAAVVGGATLASRILGFLRDLIIAFALGAGPMADAFFVAFRLPNLLRRLFGEGSLTMAFVPVFTRTREDSGEAEAHTFARSALVWLVLILGVITACAGLLAKPLVLVVAPGFADDPQLVAVTAELVRICFPYIIFISGVALCMGILNSSGHFLAPALAPCILNTVLIASALAGVAMGWSVPHCLAWGVVLAGLGQWLLQQPYLARLGFSWRGPWSFSNPGVKKTGKLMLPTVFGAAVYQINIILGTVLASFLAVGSISYLYYADRLVQFPLGVFGVAVSTAALPSLSLLAAKGQMDDFRQTLSASLRLTLFISLPAAAGLIGLSEPIVSLLFGRGAFSAEAVSMTAWALVGYGVGLPAFAMVRPLVSACYALQDTRTPVRAAVVSLLVYVISGVTLMQVMDHVGLALATTISSWVNAGLLLRGLNRHLGRWADFWRQVALFVALSLVMGAAAWLTIGLGRWAVALVPLWGVGYGVATWLLKVPEARMVVDVLRRRLGR; from the coding sequence TTGAACAGTCATTCCAAGACCGTCGCAAAAAATGCCGCAGTGGTGGGCGGGGCCACGTTGGCCTCACGCATCCTCGGCTTTTTGCGTGACCTGATCATTGCCTTTGCCTTGGGTGCAGGGCCGATGGCGGATGCTTTTTTCGTGGCCTTCCGTCTGCCCAATCTGCTGCGGCGACTGTTCGGCGAAGGGTCGCTGACCATGGCTTTTGTGCCGGTCTTCACCCGGACTCGTGAGGACTCGGGCGAGGCCGAGGCCCATACCTTTGCCCGGTCGGCCCTTGTCTGGCTGGTGTTGATCCTGGGCGTGATTACGGCCTGTGCTGGACTGCTGGCCAAGCCGCTGGTCCTTGTCGTCGCACCGGGCTTTGCGGATGACCCGCAACTGGTGGCCGTGACAGCGGAACTGGTGCGTATCTGCTTCCCCTACATCATTTTCATCTCCGGGGTGGCCCTGTGCATGGGCATCCTCAATTCTTCAGGCCATTTTCTGGCTCCGGCTCTGGCCCCGTGCATACTCAATACGGTGCTCATTGCCTCGGCTCTGGCGGGTGTGGCCATGGGCTGGAGTGTGCCGCATTGTCTGGCTTGGGGCGTTGTTCTGGCGGGCCTTGGGCAATGGTTGTTGCAGCAGCCGTATCTGGCGCGTCTTGGCTTTTCGTGGCGCGGGCCGTGGTCGTTTTCCAATCCGGGAGTCAAGAAGACCGGCAAGCTGATGTTGCCCACGGTCTTCGGCGCGGCAGTCTATCAGATCAACATTATTCTGGGCACGGTGCTGGCCTCATTCCTGGCCGTGGGTAGTATTTCGTATCTGTACTACGCTGATCGGTTGGTACAATTCCCCCTTGGCGTGTTCGGGGTGGCCGTGTCTACTGCGGCGTTGCCGAGCCTGTCTCTGCTGGCGGCCAAGGGGCAGATGGATGATTTTCGTCAGACATTGTCCGCCAGTCTGCGCCTGACCTTATTTATCAGCCTGCCTGCCGCGGCCGGCCTCATAGGCCTGTCCGAACCCATTGTCTCATTGCTCTTCGGGCGCGGGGCCTTCAGCGCCGAGGCCGTGAGCATGACTGCCTGGGCGTTGGTGGGATACGGCGTGGGCCTGCCTGCCTTTGCCATGGTCCGCCCGTTGGTTTCTGCCTGCTATGCCTTGCAGGATACCCGGACCCCGGTGCGAGCCGCCGTAGTCAGTCTGCTGGTCTATGTGATCTCGGGCGTGACTCTGATGCAAGTCATGGATCATGTGGGACTGGCTCTTGCGACGACGATTTCCTCGTGGGTCAATGCCGGATTGCTGTTGCGCGGGCTGAATCGCCATCTGGGCCGCTGGGCTGATTTCTGGCGACAGGTGGCGCTGTTTGTCGCCTTGTCGCTGGTCATGGGCGCGGCGGCATGGCTGACCATCGGGCTTGGCCGTTGGGCTGTGGCATTGGTCCCCCTCTGGGGCGTGGGCTACGGGGTGGCGACCTGGCTGCTCAAAGTGCCAGAGGCGAGGATGGTGGTGGATGTGCTACGCCGCAGATTGGGGCGCTAG
- a CDS encoding ChaN family lipoprotein, whose amino-acid sequence MTLIKTFRLWIVAIVVAAVLGGCATTPMPMQDILPGDLFEPGGEALSTAQLTERVRSTAYVLLGEGHTVACDHRVQADILAALADVGLVSALGLEMVPMDKQPVLDRFNAGEINVDDLGKELDWKAIWGHSYAGYAPVFREAAERGVPLFALNVPKRVVRAVSANGLDGVEEADRQYLPSRIIPPTDDQVDSLHEEFERHQGMMTERKIKDEEERFLLIQSLWDTIMAENAVAVRGRLGGTMLILAGSGHVEYSWGIPHRLHALDADAGVLTIMPWRGLDDVDAEAGDLFFYCALTHSSRLGFTLEQFPGYAEVVAVAPETKAAKAGFMPGDRIETVQGMEAEDLWVLHKAAIQAKKDGVPLNFVVLRGEERVSLSLPLSHGKPEGE is encoded by the coding sequence ATGACTTTGATAAAAACTTTTCGCCTCTGGATTGTCGCCATTGTTGTGGCAGCGGTCCTGGGCGGTTGCGCTACAACCCCCATGCCTATGCAAGACATACTCCCTGGTGATTTGTTCGAACCCGGCGGCGAGGCCCTGTCCACGGCCCAGTTGACCGAACGGGTTCGAAGTACGGCCTATGTGCTGTTGGGCGAGGGCCATACCGTGGCCTGTGACCATCGCGTGCAGGCCGACATCTTGGCCGCGCTTGCCGATGTCGGTTTGGTCTCTGCACTCGGGTTGGAGATGGTCCCCATGGACAAGCAGCCCGTGCTGGATCGCTTCAATGCCGGTGAAATCAACGTGGACGATCTTGGAAAGGAATTGGATTGGAAAGCGATCTGGGGTCATTCCTACGCAGGTTACGCCCCTGTGTTTCGCGAGGCTGCCGAGCGCGGGGTTCCATTGTTTGCCCTGAACGTTCCCAAGCGGGTGGTGAGAGCCGTGTCCGCCAATGGACTGGATGGTGTGGAAGAGGCCGACCGCCAGTATCTGCCCTCGCGCATTATCCCTCCCACCGACGATCAGGTCGATTCACTGCATGAAGAATTCGAGCGGCATCAAGGCATGATGACCGAGCGCAAAATCAAGGATGAGGAAGAGCGGTTCCTGTTGATTCAATCCCTGTGGGATACGATCATGGCCGAGAATGCCGTGGCCGTGCGCGGGCGTTTGGGCGGAACCATGCTCATTCTGGCTGGCTCCGGGCACGTGGAATACAGCTGGGGCATCCCGCATCGTCTGCATGCGCTGGATGCCGATGCCGGAGTGTTGACCATCATGCCCTGGCGTGGGCTGGATGATGTGGATGCCGAGGCTGGGGATCTCTTTTTTTACTGTGCGTTGACGCATTCGTCGCGTCTTGGGTTCACGCTGGAACAGTTCCCCGGTTATGCCGAGGTTGTGGCTGTGGCTCCGGAGACCAAAGCTGCCAAGGCCGGATTCATGCCCGGTGATCGCATCGAGACGGTGCAGGGCATGGAGGCCGAGGATTTGTGGGTGCTGCACAAGGCCGCAATTCAAGCCAAGAAGGATGGGGTGCCGCTGAATTTCGTCGTGCTGCGTGGGGAGGAGCGGGTCTCATTGTCCCTGCCTTTGTCGCACGGTAAGCCCGAGGGCGAGTAG